The Prevotella melaninogenica region ACGCATGAAGAAAGAACTTGAAGAAATTGGTTTCTTTGAGCGTTGCAATAAGTTCTAACAAACATAATTCAGCCCAATATTTCCTTTTATTCTTCCTTTCAATACATGTTAATTTGTAGGAAGAGTGGGAAATATTGGGCTGTTTTGTTTTTCTATCAAGTCGTTTGCAGTAGTCTATCAATTATAGATAGTGATTTCCCCTGCAATAGATTGGTTCATGTATTTACGAATCGTTTCAGTATCGTTATACTTAGCTTGCAGATACATCAACTTTGTTACAGCAGCTTCAACCGTACTATCATAACCGCTAATAACACCAGTGTCCTTGAGTTGATAACCCGTATCGTAACGATTCATCTCAACTTGTCCGCTGATACACTGACTGATATTAACCACAATAACGTCACGTTCTGAAACCTTACGAAGTATGTTCATAAGCCAAGGTTGCTGTGGAGCGTTTCCACTTCCGTATGAACGCATGACAATACTTCTCAACTCTGGTGCATCAAACATGTGATGAATCAAATGCTCTTCGATACCGGGGAAGAGAGAGAAGATAATCACATTGTTATCCAACTCGAAGTGTGGCACCATTGGCTTCGTAAAGTCTGGCTTTAATATACTGTGTTCTTTAAAGTTGAAGTTGACACCAGCCTCGCAGAGATGAGGATAATTAAAAGTGTCAAACGCATTAAACTCGTCTGCATTCTGCTTCGTTGAGCGGTTGCCTCGTAGGAGATGACCGCTAAAGTAGATACAAACCTCTGGTACCATTGGAGTGCCATCTAAGTGATGTGCAGATGCCAATTCAAGACTTGTCATGAGGTTTTCCTTACCGTCCGTACGTAGCTGACCTATTGGAAGTTGTGAACCAGTAAGGATGATTGGCTTTGTGAGGTGTTCAAACATAAATGACAAGGCAGAGGCTGTGTAAGACATCGTGTCTGTACCATGCAAAACAACAAAACCATCATACTCATCATATCGGTCTGAAATGACTTTCACCAGCTGCTTCCATCTCACTGGTGACATATCAGAAGAGTCGATAGGAGGGTCGAACTGATAGGTGTCAACCTCTGTAGGAATTAGTTTGAACTCGGGAACGTTCTCAACAAGATGATTGAAGTCTAAGGGCTCCAATGCGCCTGTCCGTTGGTTATGTCCCATACCAATGGTACCGCCTGTATAAATAAGTAATACTTTGTTGGTTCTGTTCATCGTGCATTAGTTTGTTATTTTTGCAAAGATAAGAAAAACATTTAATTCCCATCGTAATTTTAAAAGATAATTTTCTATATAATGCTGTATGGTAAGCAAATATCTTATATGTTAGTTGTTAGTGGCTTGTTTCATAAGGTAATGTCCTTTATTTTATCGTTTTCTTTTGCTATATTGGGGCTCGTTAAGCCTTGTTTTGTAGGTAAGCACCAATGGTGTTAATGCTTAGCACTATTGGTGCTGACGCTCCGCACCATTGGTGCTGATGCTTAATTGCGATGTTATATATCTCCTTTTTTGGGGCGGAAACTATGTTATTAGCCCTTTTGTAAGGCTTCCTACCGATGTGTTTTTTCCTTTACAACGTTTGGTTATCTCTTCTTTTATGCTTACCTTTGTTTTTTTAACATGATCAATCACAATATTACCAAATCAACTTTCGACTATGGAGAAGAAATATTTTGCCCCTTCAGAACTGATTATAAATGAGGATGGAAGTATCTTCCACTTGCACTTGAAGCCAGAGAATCTTGCAGATAAAGTTATTCTTGTTGGTGACCCTGGACGTGTAGCACTCGTTGCTTCACACTTTGAGAATAAAGAATGTGAGGTTTCTAATCGTGAGTTCTGTGCTATCACAGGTACTTTCAAGGGAAAGAGAATTACGGTTTTGAGTACAGGTATTGGCTGTGACAATATTGATATCGTTTTAAACGAATTAGATGCGCTTGCTAATATCGATTTCAAGACACGTACAGAGAATGAGCAGTTGCGTCAGTTGACACTCGTACGAATCGGTACTTGTGGAGGATTGCAGCCTTACACTCCTGTTGGTACTTACATTGCGTCTGCCAAGAGTATTGGTTTCGATGGCTTGTTAAACTTCTATGCAGGTCGTAATCAGGCTTCTGACCTTGAGTTTGAAGCGGAATTCAAGAAGCAGGTTGAATGGGATTCGCAGTTGGGAAATCCATACGTGGCTTGTGCTGATAAGGAGTTGCTTGACACTATCGCTGCTGATGATATGGTACGTGGTGTTACGATTGCTTGTGGAGGATTCTTCGGACCACAGGGACGTGAACTTCGTTTGCCATTGCAGGACCCTAAACTGAATGAGAAGATAGAAAACTTCTCTTATAATGGTATGCAGGTAACTAACTTCGAGATGGAGTCATCGGCTCTTGCTGGTCTTGCAACGCTTATGGGGCATAAGGCTGTAACGGTTTGTATGGTTATTGCCAACCGTCTTGCAAAAGAAGCAAATGCAAGCTATAAGAATACTATCGACGGCTTGATAGAGAAGGTGTTGGAGAGAATATAGGACTCTTTATGAGGATAATTTCTTGGAATACTTTTGGTATTAGGACAGCTTTACCAAATCTTCAGAAGATGTTGGAAAGCTGTACTCCTGATATAGTATGTTTACAAGAAACCAAAGTAAGAACGCAATATGCCAATTTTGACTTTAAAGGCTATCAACAGTATTGGAATGAGTCAACAGACTTTGCACATTTAGGTACTGCTCTTCTGTTAAAATCAAGCACGCTTATATCTGTTACATATGATAACTTTGATGTATATTACGACAAAGGGAATGTCATTGTTACAGAGTTAAAGGAGATTTATGTTGTATGTGTTTATGTTCCTTATGCAGGGGCAACAGCAACAACAAGAGATAATAGACACCATTGGTATAAATGTTTTCAAAGTATTATTCACCAATTACAGCAAAATAAGCCATGTGTTATATGTGGTGATTTCAATGTTGTGCAGCAAGATATAGATGCTTGGGATAAGGCTGTTATAAACACTTCTTTAGCTTGTTTTAGTAAAGAAGAACGTGCAGAGATTGGAAGGTTTGTTCAAGAAGAACAGTTGATTGATGTCTATCGTTACCTATATCCCAGCACTAAAAGTGAGGGATTTACTTATTTCCCATTCGGGTCTGACTATAGAAAGAATAAGAAAGGGTATAGAATAGACTTGTTTCTCATTAGCAAACAATTAATCAGTAAGGTTGTTGACTGCTATCCATTACAGGATGTGGAAGGCTCATGTAATGTCCCTCTCTTACTCGATATAGATATATAACAATAGTAAAATGAATTCAAAGGGTATATTTTTATCAGCATCTGATACTGTGTGTAGTCTCGCTACTCAGCCGGGTGGAGCTATAGGTGTCATCCGTGTGAGTGGTGAGAAGGCGATAGAAGTAACGGACAAAGTCTTTCATGGTGTTCGTGGAAAGCATTTAACAGATGCGAAAGGGAACACCTTGCATTATGGTGAAATCCTCGATAAGGAGGGAAATACCATTGATGATGTTTTAGTTAGTGTCTTCCGTGCTCCCCATAGTTATACGGGTGAGAACAGTACGGAGATATCCTGTCATGGTTCTGCTTATATTCTTAATCAGGTTGTAAAGGCACTCATTAATGCTGGCTGTCGTCAGGCTCAGCCGGGAGAGTATACACAGCGCGCTTATCTGAATGGTAAGATGGATCTTAGTCAGGCAGAAGCTGTTGCCGACCTTATCGCTGCTTCTAATCGTGCTACGCATCAAGTGGCTTTGAGTCAACTGAAGGGCCATTTTAGTTCAGAGCTTTCACTCTTGCGTGAACAGCTTTTGAAAATGACTTCTTTGTTGGAGTTAGAACTTGATTTCTCTGATCATGAGGAACTTGAGTTTGCTGATCGTACAGAACTAAAAGCTTTGGCAGAGACGATTCATCAAAAGATAAAACTTCTCACAGATTCCTTTGAGACGGGTAAGGCTTTGAAGAAAGGTGTGCCTGTAGCCATTGTTGGTAAGACAAATGTGGGTAAGTCGACTCTGTTGAATTGCCTTCTTCATGAGGAGAAAGCTATTGTTTCAGATATTCATGGTACGACACGCGATGTCATTGAAGATACTACAGAAATCAAAGGTGTCACATTCCGTTTTATAGATACGGCTGGTATTCGTCACACTGATGATCAAATTGAGAAGTTAGGCATTGAGCGCGCTTATCAAAAGATGGATGAGGCAGCCATTGTTTTGTGGGTTATTGATGAACAACCAACAGCAGAAGAATGTACTGAAATGCAACGTTTGACACAGGGTAAGCACTTGATAACAATCTTCAATAAAATCGATAGTAAAGCGGTAGAGCCTAAGCAGGTAGATAATGACTTACATACAGTCTATATATCAGCGAAGTTAAAGCAAAATATTAAGGCTTTGGAGGAGGCTATTTATGAAGCTGCTGATATCCCTGAGATAAGTGAGAATAGTGTTATCATTACTTCTGCGCGTCATTACGAGGCATTAACGCATGCTGACGAATCTATCTTACGTGTCATAGAAGCTCTCGACTTTGGACTTAGTGGTGACCTTGTTAGTGAAGACTTGCGCATCTGTCTTCATCAACTCGCCGATATAACAGGCGGGCAGATTACCCCACATGAAGTGCTTGGAAATATATTTAAGCACTTCTGTATAGGTAAGTAAGGTCTTTGGATAGGTTACTCTCTTTGTTTCATAAGTCCTTATTATTGAGAAATGTAACCCTCTTGATCATAGCCCTTACGCTCATGATGAATGAGGTCTATCAATTGTTGAATCTCTATTCTGTCTGATTTAATATCCTTATAACGAGCATATTGTTCGTTATAACGTCTTGTTGAGCCGCATCTTAACCGTGAGGAGATATCTTCTGGGATTAAGAAAGATGTGCGTTCTGTGCCTAAATGCTTCTGAAACTCAGACAGGAATATATGAATACCAGCCAAATCAAAGTCGCCAAAGTGGATATATGGATTGGGGATAGATGCCAGCCATTCTTTAAGATCGGTTGATTGTGGATAGCGTGAGACGAACAGTACCTTTTGTGAAAGTCCATGTTTATGTAGGTACTCATCGAAGAATAGTCTTTGTTGACGAACTTTTCTGAAATTCTCCATATTCTCAATTCCAATGATAATCACGTTGTTTGGAATCGTAAATGTTCTCCAATCAGAAACAAAAAAGAAATATCCTTCTTGTGGATTGATGGTAAATGGTTCTTTATTCAATCGACATTCAATCGACTCATACGTATTCACTGGGAATCCAGGACACGAGCGTATAGTCACGAGTTTAGAGTTTCCTGTCTCGCTTGCCATTAAACTCCTTGACTCAGAATTACCGACATCTAATATTCGATAGTTCTCATCTTTATCAATAAGAAACCTTTTTAATGCTTCGATATTGTTGGCACGATACGATTTTCTCGACCCATGTATAATGATTTGCAATAGACCTTCCTGGATAAGTTCTGTCAGTAGGCTATTACTTATCCTTGAGCCTGCAACGGTCTCACCAGCTATTAACGCTTGTATAGATGCACTTACTGCCATAGTCTTTCGATGTTATATTCTCTTTAAAAGTTTCTCAACTTTCGTCTTTACACCATGCTTGCTTAGTAGGTAGGTGTACCGATAATCGTACGGATTATAGGATGTTGGTGAACTATTTATTAGCTGGATATTACGTGAGTTGGCAAACTGTAAGATGCCTTTAATGTTGTTTGGATGTAGACGACCAATCTCATCCATCATACAATGGACGATGAAATCACCACTCTTACGGGCTGCCTTCTTCTTGAATACGTTGATAAGCATGATGTTAACCATTGCCTTCACTAAGATGTCTGTTCCGTCTGAACCAACGTTATTAATGCGTTCTACCCAGCTTGTATCATTGTCGTTCTCCTTTACACGGAACTGTAAACGGAAGGCATCACCCAATGATACGATGTTACGATTTGGCTCGTTCTGTAACTGATGAGATAAGCTCTTTAGATAGTCTACAACCTTTCGGTTTACTTCATCACGATTATCACTTGAGAAGAGGTTAAGTTCTCCTATAGAAAGCGCATTCTCTATGCAGTAATTATGAATAGATATAAGCAACTGCATAAGCTTGTCTGACGACTCATTTGCTCTTAATTCTATACTTTTAATGACTCCAGCAAAGTTCTTCTCAACAAAGTCTCGATTGATGTCAAGGATTACTCCATCTACATCTGATCTACGTTTCATCAACGCGCCGACCTCAGTTGAAATACGTCCCAAGATGTCTTTGTAATGTTCACTGGTGCGTCTTCGATACTCTTCTATCTTATTATTGTCGATAAACTCTTGTAAGTCAACTGCAATTTGCATGTAATCATCGTCTGTGATAGGCATTGTGTTGAAGTGAAAAGCATTCTGAGGCTTAAAGTTACGATTGAAGTTTACGACAGTTCCTTTTAGTATCTCAATGGCTTCTCGTTTCTGATTAATGGTACCTCTCAGCTGACTTATTAGCTGTAGACAGTCTAAATGTGTAGACTTTACCTTATTGTCAGCGAGATAATCGTTGGATACTAAGTGTTCATTTTCTATAACTTGATGATATTGATTTAGCCCATCTCGTCTATGAGCGAGGTCTTTTTGTATCGCTCTCTGTTGGTC contains the following coding sequences:
- a CDS encoding asparaginase — its product is MNRTNKVLLIYTGGTIGMGHNQRTGALEPLDFNHLVENVPEFKLIPTEVDTYQFDPPIDSSDMSPVRWKQLVKVISDRYDEYDGFVVLHGTDTMSYTASALSFMFEHLTKPIILTGSQLPIGQLRTDGKENLMTSLELASAHHLDGTPMVPEVCIYFSGHLLRGNRSTKQNADEFNAFDTFNYPHLCEAGVNFNFKEHSILKPDFTKPMVPHFELDNNVIIFSLFPGIEEHLIHHMFDAPELRSIVMRSYGSGNAPQQPWLMNILRKVSERDVIVVNISQCISGQVEMNRYDTGYQLKDTGVISGYDSTVEAAVTKLMYLQAKYNDTETIRKYMNQSIAGEITIYN
- a CDS encoding nucleoside phosphorylase; the protein is MEKKYFAPSELIINEDGSIFHLHLKPENLADKVILVGDPGRVALVASHFENKECEVSNREFCAITGTFKGKRITVLSTGIGCDNIDIVLNELDALANIDFKTRTENEQLRQLTLVRIGTCGGLQPYTPVGTYIASAKSIGFDGLLNFYAGRNQASDLEFEAEFKKQVEWDSQLGNPYVACADKELLDTIAADDMVRGVTIACGGFFGPQGRELRLPLQDPKLNEKIENFSYNGMQVTNFEMESSALAGLATLMGHKAVTVCMVIANRLAKEANASYKNTIDGLIEKVLERI
- a CDS encoding exodeoxyribonuclease III — translated: MRIISWNTFGIRTALPNLQKMLESCTPDIVCLQETKVRTQYANFDFKGYQQYWNESTDFAHLGTALLLKSSTLISVTYDNFDVYYDKGNVIVTELKEIYVVCVYVPYAGATATTRDNRHHWYKCFQSIIHQLQQNKPCVICGDFNVVQQDIDAWDKAVINTSLACFSKEERAEIGRFVQEEQLIDVYRYLYPSTKSEGFTYFPFGSDYRKNKKGYRIDLFLISKQLISKVVDCYPLQDVEGSCNVPLLLDIDI
- the mnmE gene encoding tRNA uridine-5-carboxymethylaminomethyl(34) synthesis GTPase MnmE, which gives rise to MNSKGIFLSASDTVCSLATQPGGAIGVIRVSGEKAIEVTDKVFHGVRGKHLTDAKGNTLHYGEILDKEGNTIDDVLVSVFRAPHSYTGENSTEISCHGSAYILNQVVKALINAGCRQAQPGEYTQRAYLNGKMDLSQAEAVADLIAASNRATHQVALSQLKGHFSSELSLLREQLLKMTSLLELELDFSDHEELEFADRTELKALAETIHQKIKLLTDSFETGKALKKGVPVAIVGKTNVGKSTLLNCLLHEEKAIVSDIHGTTRDVIEDTTEIKGVTFRFIDTAGIRHTDDQIEKLGIERAYQKMDEAAIVLWVIDEQPTAEECTEMQRLTQGKHLITIFNKIDSKAVEPKQVDNDLHTVYISAKLKQNIKALEEAIYEAADIPEISENSVIITSARHYEALTHADESILRVIEALDFGLSGDLVSEDLRICLHQLADITGGQITPHEVLGNIFKHFCIGK
- a CDS encoding DUF7281 domain-containing protein, translating into MAVSASIQALIAGETVAGSRISNSLLTELIQEGLLQIIIHGSRKSYRANNIEALKRFLIDKDENYRILDVGNSESRSLMASETGNSKLVTIRSCPGFPVNTYESIECRLNKEPFTINPQEGYFFFVSDWRTFTIPNNVIIIGIENMENFRKVRQQRLFFDEYLHKHGLSQKVLFVSRYPQSTDLKEWLASIPNPYIHFGDFDLAGIHIFLSEFQKHLGTERTSFLIPEDISSRLRCGSTRRYNEQYARYKDIKSDRIEIQQLIDLIHHERKGYDQEGYISQ